From Streptomyces asiaticus, one genomic window encodes:
- a CDS encoding ATP-dependent Clp protease proteolytic subunit, whose product MPSAAGEPTVGGLGDQVYNRLLGERIIFLGQPVDDDIANKITAQLLLLAADPEKDIYLYINSPGGSISAGMAIYDTMQYIQNDVVTIAMGLAASMGQFLLSAGTPGKRFALPNAEILIHQPSAGLAGSASDIKIHAERLLHTKKRMAELTAFHTGQTVEQIVRDSDRDRWFSADEAKAYGLVDDVMTSASSVPGGGGTGA is encoded by the coding sequence ATGCCTTCCGCCGCCGGCGAGCCGACCGTCGGTGGCCTCGGCGACCAGGTCTACAACCGGCTGCTCGGCGAGCGGATCATCTTCCTCGGCCAGCCGGTCGACGACGACATCGCCAACAAGATCACGGCTCAGCTGCTCCTGCTCGCCGCCGATCCGGAAAAGGACATTTACCTCTACATCAACTCCCCGGGCGGCTCGATCTCGGCGGGCATGGCGATCTACGACACCATGCAGTACATCCAGAACGACGTGGTCACCATCGCGATGGGCCTCGCCGCCTCCATGGGTCAGTTCCTGCTGAGCGCGGGGACCCCGGGCAAGCGTTTCGCGCTCCCCAACGCCGAGATCCTGATCCACCAGCCCTCCGCGGGTCTGGCGGGTTCCGCCTCGGACATCAAGATCCATGCCGAGCGGCTGCTGCACACCAAGAAGCGCATGGCCGAGCTGACCGCCTTCCACACCGGCCAGACCGTTGAGCAGATCGTCCGTGACTCCGACCGCGACCGCTGGTTCTCCGCCGACGAGGCCAAGGCGTACGGCTTGGTCGACGACGTCATGACGTCCGCCTCCAGCGTTCCGGGCGGGGGCGGCACCGGGGCCTGA
- the tig gene encoding trigger factor codes for MKSAVENLNPTRVRLTVEVPFEELKPSLDAAYKKINQQVTVPGFRKGKIPARIIDQRFGRGAVLEEAVNEALPKFYTDAVNEGELNPLGQPEVDITELKDNELLTFTAEVDIRPAIEIPDYSGIEVTVDAVEVSDEDIDKSVEQLRERFATTSPVERAAAEGDIVVIDLEAKVDGEVLEDGVATGVTYTIGSGELLDGIDEAVTGLEAGGEATFTSELKGGSAQGKEAEVSVKVSEVKARELPELDDDFAQLASEFDTLEELRADSRKRLERSKKFEQATQAQEKVLDALLELVEVPIPEKLLQDEINTRKHNLEHHQLGQMGLNLESYLQMQDKTAEEFDAELKEQAEKGIRTQFVLDELVNKEQLSVGQEELTEHLMRRAQSSGMSPDQFAQAVVEGGQVPMLVGEVARGKALAVVVEAAKVVDDKGETVDLDDEEDETGETVEATSETAEEPAAAEAEAAEAPAESEEKQDKAES; via the coding sequence GTGAAGAGCGCCGTGGAGAACCTGAACCCGACCCGGGTTCGGCTCACTGTCGAGGTGCCCTTCGAGGAGCTCAAGCCCAGCCTCGACGCGGCGTACAAGAAGATCAACCAGCAGGTCACGGTGCCTGGGTTCCGCAAGGGCAAGATCCCGGCCCGCATCATCGACCAGCGGTTCGGTCGTGGCGCCGTGCTGGAAGAGGCCGTCAACGAGGCGCTCCCGAAGTTCTACACCGACGCGGTCAACGAGGGTGAGCTGAACCCGCTCGGCCAGCCCGAGGTCGACATCACCGAGCTCAAGGACAACGAGCTGCTGACCTTCACCGCCGAGGTGGACATCCGCCCGGCGATCGAGATCCCGGACTACTCCGGCATCGAGGTCACCGTCGACGCCGTCGAGGTCTCGGACGAGGACATCGACAAGTCCGTCGAGCAGCTGCGGGAGCGCTTCGCCACCACCAGCCCGGTGGAGCGCGCCGCCGCCGAGGGCGACATCGTCGTGATCGACCTCGAGGCCAAGGTCGACGGCGAGGTCCTGGAGGACGGTGTCGCCACCGGCGTCACCTACACCATCGGCTCGGGCGAGCTGCTGGACGGCATCGACGAGGCCGTGACCGGCCTGGAGGCGGGTGGCGAGGCCACCTTCACCTCCGAGCTCAAGGGCGGCTCCGCCCAGGGCAAGGAGGCCGAGGTCTCGGTCAAGGTCTCCGAGGTCAAGGCCCGTGAGCTGCCCGAGCTCGACGACGACTTCGCCCAGCTGGCCAGCGAGTTCGACACCCTCGAGGAGCTGCGCGCCGACAGCCGTAAGCGCCTGGAGCGGTCGAAGAAGTTCGAGCAGGCCACCCAGGCCCAGGAGAAGGTGCTGGACGCCCTGCTGGAGCTGGTCGAGGTGCCGATCCCGGAGAAGCTCCTCCAGGACGAGATCAACACTCGTAAGCACAACCTCGAGCACCACCAGCTCGGCCAGATGGGCCTCAACCTGGAGTCGTACCTCCAGATGCAGGACAAGACCGCCGAGGAGTTCGACGCCGAGCTCAAGGAGCAGGCCGAGAAGGGCATCCGGACCCAGTTCGTCCTCGACGAGCTGGTCAACAAGGAGCAGCTGTCCGTCGGCCAGGAGGAGCTCACCGAGCACCTCATGCGCCGTGCGCAGTCCTCCGGCATGAGCCCGGACCAGTTCGCCCAGGCCGTCGTCGAGGGCGGCCAGGTGCCGATGCTCGTCGGCGAGGTCGCCCGCGGCAAGGCGCTGGCCGTGGTGGTCGAGGCCGCCAAGGTCGTCGACGACAAGGGCGAGACCGTCGACCTGGACGACGAGGAGGACGAGACCGGCGAGACGGTCGAGGCCACCTCCGAGACCGCCGAGGAGCCCGCCGCGGCCGAGGCGGAGGCCGCCGAGGCGCCCGCGGAGTCCGAGGAGAAGCAGGACAAGGCCGAGAGCTGA